Genomic DNA from Elusimicrobiota bacterium:
CTCCTTTTTATTCTGGTGGGAGGGTTGGCGGGAGTGGTTTCAGGTTTTTTGGGTGTGGGAGGCGGAATTGTTATTGTTCCCGCGCTCGTGTATTTCGCCGGGTTTGGTCAACTGAGAGCCACGGGGACCAGCCTGGCCATTCTGCTCCTTCCCGTGGGGTTCGGCGCGGTGATGGAATACTATCGACACGGCAACGTGGACGTCCGCGGCGCGGCCTTTGGTGCCGTGGCCCTTTTTTTCGGCGCCTGGCTCAGCAGCCGTTTGGCCCAACGCATGAACCCCGCCTATCTCAAAATCGCTTTCGGCGTTGTCGTCATGGTCCTGGGCGCCTACATGATCCTCAGCACCTACTCCCGCCTCCGAAAATAACCCCAGAATCCCCGCCGTTGACGTAAAATCGTTTTAATTATTGGCATGACATAGTAAAGTTTGTATTTACTATATCATGTACAGAAGAGCCATGACATTTCACGAATTAGTGAAGAACTCCTGCTTTCTTTGGGGTCCCCGCCAAACAGGGAAGTCCACGTTGCTTCAGCAGAAATTCCCTAAAGCCTTGGTTTTTGATTTTCTCTTCTCCAGGAACGTGGAGAGATTGACTGCGGCACCTGACTCCTTCCGACAAGAATGTCTCCAACACAAGTCCACGGGCCATCCGGTCGTGATCGATGAAGTTCAACGGCTCACGGGTTTTCTCAACGACGTCCAGTGGCTGATCGTTAACCCAGAATCCCCAGTTGAGCGCGAGGACCGGCCAGGCTCAGAGAGCCTGGCACCTGGGGCGGCAGAGCCGCTGATGCGAGACGGAAAAAGCGGGCTTTTTTACGAACAAAAAAGTGCAGGTCGTAGGCCGCTCCCACGCGGGCCATTCCCCCTTGGCATTCCTGGCTAGCGCCGTCACACTTCCGCTCGCGCGGTCGCGGGGACTACGGACAAACTTTTTTGGGAAGGAAAAAGGTCCGGATTTTTCGTCGAATCCCGCGATCCAACTGAAGATTTCGGGTTAAATGAAACACCGTGTTTTTTCAAATTTGAAATGTCTTTTATTCGGTCCCATTCAACTCGAGCGGCATAGGGATATTATAGCAAGGCCATTAACGAAACGGACTCAATTTTTGGGTTCGGCGAATTAAAGAAACATCTCCTATCCTGGATTGATTATGGGCGGTAGCGTAGGCGGGGTTCTCGGGCGGCTTTGACTTCGTCTAGCCGGCGGACGGGGGTGGTGTGGGGGGCCGCTTTTACATGGTCCGGGTTGGATTTGGATTCTTCGATGATGGTCTTTAATGTTTCCACAAAGTGGTCGAGGGTTTCCTTGGTCTCATTTTCGGTGGGTTCGATCATCATGGCTTCCGGGACGATCAATGGGAAATAGATCGTGGGGGCGTAATACCCATAATCCAACAGCCGTTTGGCCACGTCCAAGGTTCGGACACCCGGACCGAAAGCGCCTTCCCCGGACACCACCACTTCATGCATGCAAGCGCCCGCGGGCATTTTGGGGAAGAGCGGGGTCAGTTTTGTCTTCAGATAGTTGGCGGCCAAAATGGCGTTTTCACTGATCTCTAAAAGCCCTTCGGCGCCCTGCAACCGCATGTAGGCGTAGGCCCGGATCAGAACACCCACATTTCCTTGAAAACCATGAACCCGCCCAATGGTGTTGACCCGATCAAACCGCCGTCGGTAAACACCTTTTTCCAACGCCACCCGCGGAACGGGGAGGAAGGGTTCCAATTCTTTTTTCACACCCACGGGTCCTGCCCCGGGCCCGCCACCGCCGTGGGGCGTGGCAAAGGTTTTGTGCAGGTTCACATGCAAAACGTCGACCCCGAGGTCTCCCGGGCGGACGAGACCCACCAGGGCGTTCAGGTTCGCCCCATCCATATACATGAGGGCTCCCGCTTCATGGATTTTTTTTGCGATTTCCTGAATACGTGGTTCGAAAAGGCCCAGCGTGCTGGGGATGGTCATCATGACCAAGGCCACGTCTTTGGTCAGTTTTTTATAAAGATCCTCCACATCCACCTGTCCGTCTGGAGTGGACTTGACCGTCACCGAGGTAAGTCCTGCCACCGCCACACTGGCCGGGTTCGTTCCGTGAGCGGAATCCGGAATGAGAACCACCGGCCGTTTTTCGCCTCGATGCTCGTGGTAAGCCCGCGCCACCAAAATACCCGTCAGTTCACCCTGGGCCCCCGCGGAAGGCTGGAGGGTAAAAGCGTCCATCCCACAAATTTCACACAGCCACCGTTCCACTTCAAAGAGGATTTCCAAAATCCCCTGACTGAGCTCATGGGGGCGGAGGGGGTGAAGCCCCGCAAAGTCCGGGATCTGGACGATGCGGTCGTTTACTTTTGGGTTGTGTTTCATGGTGCAGGATCCTAGAGGGTAAAAATTTGTGTCAATAGAGAAATTTAAATGGGAGAGTCGCGTGAAATGTCGAACCACTTGAGGCTCCGACAGTTCGGGAAACGGCGCGGGTTCCTGACGGATCAGATCCGCGGGGATGTCTTTTTCCACAGGGACAACCGGAACATCGCACACCGGCCAGGAAAGTCCCTGACGCCCCGGCGCGCTTTTTTCAAAGAGGAGAGGTTCCACCACTTTTTCCACCGTCATCGGACCGCCTCGGCCAACAGCGCCCCGAACTGGTCGATGTCCGCCTTCGTTTTTATTTCGGTCACACAAACCAACATCTGATCCGCCCGATCGGGGTAATACCCCCCCAAGGGAAGACCAGCCAACACACGCTTCTCCTCCAACTTCTTCACAATTTTTTCAGGAGATTGAGGGCAGCGAACCACAAACTCGTTAAAGAACGGGTGGGAGAAAACCAGTGGGAATCCATTCTTGGAAAGGACAGTTGCGGCGTGGTGCGCCTTTTGAAAATTAAGATTTGCCAAATCCACAAACCCTTTTTTTCCAAGGAGTGCCATGTGGATCGTGGACGCCAACGCGCAAAGGGCTTGGTTGGTGCAAATATTGGACGTCGCCTTGTCGCGGCGGATATGCTGTTCCCGTGCCTGAAGTGTCAGCACAAAAGCGCGTTTTCCGTCAGCGTCCACGGTTTGACCGACCACGCGACCGGGCATTTTCCGAAGGAGTTCTTCCTTACACGCGAAGAATCCCAGATAGGGACCA
This window encodes:
- a CDS encoding sulfite exporter TauE/SafE family protein, whose translation is METSPLLFILVGGLAGVVSGFLGVGGGIVIVPALVYFAGFGQLRATGTSLAILLLPVGFGAVMEYYRHGNVDVRGAAFGAVALFFGAWLSSRLAQRMNPAYLKIAFGVVVMVLGAYMILSTYSRLRK
- a CDS encoding AAA family ATPase, which encodes MTFHELVKNSCFLWGPRQTGKSTLLQQKFPKALVFDFLFSRNVERLTAAPDSFRQECLQHKSTGHPVVIDEVQRLTGFLNDVQWLIVNPESPVEREDRPGSESLAPGAAEPLMRDGKSGLFYEQKSAGRRPLPRGPFPLGIPG
- the gcvPB gene encoding aminomethyl-transferring glycine dehydrogenase subunit GcvPB codes for the protein MEKVVEPLLFEKSAPGRQGLSWPVCDVPVVPVEKDIPADLIRQEPAPFPELSEPQVVRHFTRLSHLNFSIDTNFYPLGSCTMKHNPKVNDRIVQIPDFAGLHPLRPHELSQGILEILFEVERWLCEICGMDAFTLQPSAGAQGELTGILVARAYHEHRGEKRPVVLIPDSAHGTNPASVAVAGLTSVTVKSTPDGQVDVEDLYKKLTKDVALVMMTIPSTLGLFEPRIQEIAKKIHEAGALMYMDGANLNALVGLVRPGDLGVDVLHVNLHKTFATPHGGGGPGAGPVGVKKELEPFLPVPRVALEKGVYRRRFDRVNTIGRVHGFQGNVGVLIRAYAYMRLQGAEGLLEISENAILAANYLKTKLTPLFPKMPAGACMHEVVVSGEGAFGPGVRTLDVAKRLLDYGYYAPTIYFPLIVPEAMMIEPTENETKETLDHFVETLKTIIEESKSNPDHVKAAPHTTPVRRLDEVKAAREPRLRYRP